CGCCCCGCCACCCCCGCCTCCCAGGCACGCCTGCGGGGCGGACTGCACAGCAAGGCCCGCGACCGGGCCGCCATCAGCCACCACTACGACCTGTCGAACGACTTCTACCGGCTGCTGCTCGACGAGACCATGGCGTACTCGTGCGGCTACTGGGCCGGCGACGAGGCCGGCTTCACCGACGCCGACGCCCAGCGGGCCAAACTGGAGCTGATCTGCCGCAAGCTGGATCTCGTCCCGGGCGCCCGGCTGCTCGACATCGGCTGCGGCTGGGGCTCCCTCACGCTGTACGCCGCCGAACAGCACAAGGCGCAGGTCACCGCCGTCACCCTGGCCCGCGAACAGGCCGCGTACATCCGGGAGCAGGTCCGCGAGCGCGGTCTGGAGCACCAGGTCGACGTCGTGTGCCAGGACTACCGCGACATCACGGGCGGCGCCTACGACGCGGTCGCCACGGTCGAGATGGGCGAGCACGTGGGAGACGCCGAGTACCCGGCGTTCGCCGCCGCCCTGCACCGCATGGTCCGACCGCGCGGCCGTGTCCTCGTCCAGCAGATGTCACGCGGCGGCAACGCCCCGGGCGGCGGCGAGTTCATCGAGGCGTACATCGCGCCCGACATGCACATGCGGCCCATGGGACAGACGGTCGGCCTGCTGGAAGCCGCCGGTCTCGAAGTGCGGTCCGTGGAGTCGATGCGCGAGCACTACGTCCGCACGATCGAGGGCTGGCACCGCACACTTGAGGACCACTGGGAGGAATTCGTCCACCTCGTCGGCCGCGAGACCGCCCGGGTGTGGCGGCTCTACCTGGTCGGCGGCGCCCTCGCCTTCGAGGAGGGGCGCATGGGCGTCGACCAGATCCTCAGCACCCGCCCCGCGCCGGGCGGCGACAGCGGAATGCCGCCCTCGCAGCGCTCCTGGTACACCGCCCTGGACGCACGGTGAACGGCTTCCCCTGGGCGGCCTTCGCCCAGAACCTCGCCTACGCGGCCGGCGCCGCGCTGACCGTCATGCTCGTCACCTTCGCCGTCGCCGTCCGCAAGGGCCTGCACCGCGTGGTGGACGTGGCCTGGGGGCTCGGCTTCACCGCCGTCGCCCTCGTGTCGTTCCTCGCGTCCGCCGGAGAGGGC
This region of Streptomyces ortus genomic DNA includes:
- a CDS encoding SAM-dependent methyltransferase gives rise to the protein MSTARPERTGAAHRLAALAEDALGGRLPVRLRAWDGSETGPAGAPVVVVRSRRALRRLLWQPGELGLAQAYVTGELDIEGDLAQGLRAMWGAVRERGAHPPRFGPADRVRAAGTALRLGAVGPRPATPASQARLRGGLHSKARDRAAISHHYDLSNDFYRLLLDETMAYSCGYWAGDEAGFTDADAQRAKLELICRKLDLVPGARLLDIGCGWGSLTLYAAEQHKAQVTAVTLAREQAAYIREQVRERGLEHQVDVVCQDYRDITGGAYDAVATVEMGEHVGDAEYPAFAAALHRMVRPRGRVLVQQMSRGGNAPGGGEFIEAYIAPDMHMRPMGQTVGLLEAAGLEVRSVESMREHYVRTIEGWHRTLEDHWEEFVHLVGRETARVWRLYLVGGALAFEEGRMGVDQILSTRPAPGGDSGMPPSQRSWYTALDAR